One Myxococcales bacterium genomic region harbors:
- a CDS encoding WecB/TagA/CpsF family glycosyltransferase, producing MSATRIRIGRVPIDVLSFEAALDAVLTLSDRGKGGFVVTPNVDHVVLAEENPAFLAAYEAASLSLADGFPVVVTSKLMPTRLPAKVSGSDLVPPLMALCEAKKKSVYLLGAGPGVAELAAKKLVEKHPSLVIAGVDAPMVDLSKPKESRAGIVEKVVAAKPDIVLVAFGAPKQELFCHEIAEAVAPAVLLGIGATLDFIAGTVKRAPAWMSRAGLEWAYRLGQEPRRLAHRYFVRDPQYLGIVLRQYLGDRRAGRGFGEVP from the coding sequence ATGAGCGCGACCCGCATCCGCATCGGGAGAGTGCCGATCGACGTGCTCTCGTTCGAGGCCGCGCTCGACGCCGTGCTCACGCTCTCGGATCGTGGCAAGGGCGGCTTCGTGGTCACGCCCAACGTCGACCACGTGGTGCTGGCCGAAGAAAACCCAGCGTTTCTCGCAGCTTACGAGGCCGCGAGCCTCAGCCTGGCGGACGGGTTCCCCGTCGTGGTCACCTCGAAGCTCATGCCGACGCGCCTGCCCGCGAAGGTGTCGGGCTCGGACCTCGTGCCCCCGCTCATGGCGCTCTGCGAGGCCAAGAAGAAGAGCGTGTACCTGCTCGGCGCGGGCCCGGGCGTGGCCGAGCTCGCGGCGAAGAAGCTCGTCGAGAAGCACCCGTCGCTCGTGATCGCCGGCGTCGACGCGCCCATGGTCGATCTGTCGAAGCCCAAAGAGTCGCGGGCGGGCATCGTCGAGAAGGTCGTCGCGGCCAAGCCCGACATCGTGCTCGTCGCCTTCGGCGCGCCCAAACAAGAGCTGTTCTGCCACGAAATCGCCGAGGCCGTGGCGCCCGCGGTGCTGCTCGGCATCGGGGCGACGCTCGACTTCATCGCGGGGACCGTGAAGCGCGCCCCGGCCTGGATGAGCCGCGCGGGGCTCGAGTGGGCCTACCGCCTCGGCCAAGAGCCACGGAGGCTCGCGCACCGGTATTTCGTGAGAGATCCGCAGTACCTCGGCATCGTCCTCCGGCAGTATCTCGGCGATCGTAGGGCGGGGCGGGGCTTCGGAGAGGTGCCCTGA
- a CDS encoding M20 family metallopeptidase, translated as MLPPDFGAAIDAVVDREAPALRKLCSDIHQNPELRFEEVKAAAWMTDLLASRGFDVTRGLAGMPTAFAARAGRPGGPKVGVLAEYDALPEIGHACGHNLIATGAIGAFLAAASVAERAGGEVVVFGTPAEEGGGGKIKMLEAGCFQDLDAAIMFHPFDRDVLAHPALASLWLTFTFRGKPAHAAIAPHDGKSALTACLDTFRLVDGQRVHFRDGVRVHGFVTNGGQAVNIIPELASCEFAVRARDGAELERVRGIVERCARGAAIASDVQVEVALRKGYRDMRNNLVLARAFGAHLAARGRRAVETTSAVGAGSTDMGDVSHAVPSIHPWLAICDEGESLCHEHRFAECAGSERGLTTALDAAKAMAKTAVELLVDGELRAAVRAELAG; from the coding sequence ATGCTACCGCCCGATTTCGGGGCCGCGATCGACGCCGTCGTCGATCGCGAGGCTCCCGCTCTCCGGAAGCTCTGCTCCGACATCCACCAGAACCCCGAGCTGCGCTTCGAAGAGGTGAAGGCCGCCGCGTGGATGACCGATCTGCTCGCGTCGCGCGGGTTCGACGTCACGCGCGGGCTCGCAGGCATGCCGACGGCCTTCGCGGCCCGAGCCGGGCGACCGGGTGGGCCGAAGGTCGGGGTGCTCGCCGAGTACGACGCGCTGCCCGAGATCGGTCACGCGTGCGGTCACAACCTCATCGCGACCGGGGCGATCGGCGCGTTCCTCGCTGCGGCGAGCGTGGCCGAGCGCGCCGGCGGCGAGGTGGTCGTGTTCGGGACACCGGCCGAAGAAGGCGGCGGCGGAAAAATCAAAATGCTCGAGGCGGGCTGCTTCCAAGACCTCGATGCGGCCATCATGTTTCATCCCTTCGACCGCGACGTGCTCGCGCACCCCGCGCTCGCGTCGCTCTGGCTCACGTTCACCTTCCGCGGCAAGCCCGCCCACGCGGCGATCGCCCCGCACGACGGCAAGAGCGCGCTCACGGCGTGCCTCGATACGTTCCGCCTCGTCGACGGGCAGCGTGTGCACTTCCGCGACGGGGTACGCGTGCATGGCTTCGTCACGAACGGGGGCCAAGCCGTGAACATCATCCCCGAGCTCGCCTCGTGCGAGTTCGCGGTGCGCGCGCGCGACGGCGCCGAGCTCGAACGCGTCCGCGGGATCGTCGAACGGTGCGCGCGGGGCGCCGCGATCGCGAGCGACGTCCAGGTGGAGGTGGCCCTTCGAAAGGGCTACCGCGACATGCGCAACAACCTCGTGCTCGCGCGGGCGTTCGGCGCGCACCTCGCGGCCCGTGGCCGTAGGGCCGTCGAGACGACGAGCGCGGTCGGGGCCGGGAGCACCGACATGGGCGACGTGTCGCACGCCGTGCCCTCGATCCACCCGTGGCTCGCGATCTGCGACGAGGGCGAGAGCCTCTGCCACGAGCACAGGTTCGCCGAGTGCGCCGGCAGCGAGCGCGGGCTTACGACCGCCCTCGACGCCGCCAAGGCGATGGCCAAGACGGCCGTCGAGCTCCTCGTCGACGGTGAGCTGCGCGCCGCCGTGCGGGCCGAGCTCGCGGGCTAA
- a CDS encoding YbhB/YbcL family Raf kinase inhibitor-like protein — MAHRIVRNVGRSAAVFALASALAAACSSTPDPAPADAAAPDGATSSTDASKPDTSVADTGAPDTSRPDASASDASDAAPTDAEVPDAADAADAAPAPMVLTSLTLTNGGRFPAAHTCNGANTSPALSWTAGPPGTQSYAVVMKDLTVPNQHWTLYDIPSTTLAIPAGVPFGYMPGAPAPAGSKHGFVTFSTSSYGYLGPCPPRPGDHDYVFTVYALSGATLSGAAMGDTPESLETKIKAQKVNAGAEASLASKYKQP; from the coding sequence ATGGCCCATCGTATCGTTCGAAACGTCGGTCGCTCGGCGGCGGTCTTCGCCCTGGCCTCGGCGCTCGCGGCCGCCTGCTCGTCCACGCCCGACCCGGCCCCCGCCGACGCCGCGGCTCCCGATGGGGCGACCAGCTCGACCGACGCGTCGAAGCCCGACACGAGCGTGGCCGACACGGGAGCTCCCGACACGAGCCGCCCCGACGCCTCCGCCTCCGACGCGAGCGACGCCGCCCCGACGGACGCCGAGGTCCCCGACGCTGCCGACGCAGCCGATGCGGCCCCCGCGCCGATGGTGCTCACGAGCCTCACGCTGACGAACGGGGGCCGTTTCCCCGCGGCCCACACCTGCAATGGCGCCAACACCTCGCCGGCCCTCTCGTGGACCGCCGGCCCGCCCGGAACGCAGAGCTACGCCGTGGTCATGAAGGACCTCACCGTCCCGAACCAACACTGGACCCTCTACGATATCCCCTCGACTACGCTCGCGATTCCGGCGGGTGTGCCCTTTGGTTACATGCCCGGCGCCCCGGCGCCCGCGGGCTCCAAACATGGGTTCGTCACCTTCTCGACCTCGTCGTACGGGTACCTCGGGCCGTGCCCCCCGCGGCCCGGCGACCACGACTATGTCTTCACCGTGTACGCCCTCTCCGGCGCGACGCTCTCCGGCGCGGCCATGGGCGACACCCCCGAGTCGCTCGAGACGAAGATCAAGGCGCAGAAGGTGAACGCCGGCGCCGAGGCCTCGCTCGCCTCGAAATACAAGCAGCCGTGA
- a CDS encoding O-antigen ligase family protein: protein MSNYRPGPQRPKSSSQLQFEAMQRRIGQRFGEFGDREAAAEDVDPFDDNHLKPTLRIIAGLFVVSAAVTYTIGTQSRILNIVAALVVGGLLSHALTRYPVHISARHFLAAALFLEAATDIPTFWKPPLAFADVAFYASLKDFAGVPGMSLPFFFFGALYLLYRARRETRRNEDIVPPPKQAMNLLTAFLVAVVALEAFGLARGGNLQPSFFQILHLLTLPIVAMAFLYAFRGTEDLPAIGTIIVAVAVARSALCFGTYFLLAWKFRTEEGFFVTTHADTVLFSTAIFCLIAYAIEDRQRRVVTRCLALAAAVFVGVALNNRRLAFVSLGAAPAMMYLSLKPSATKAKVTRAAFVVAGLVLAYTIVGSQAEGDSPLWKPAKLAMSVLDQKDNSSESRDIENYNLIYTMSQSPIVGTGFGWEYKEKLLVYDISKLFALYRYIAHNGVLWIWSVGGVVGFTALWVIYPATMTLGIRAYRTAEQPVERAAALASIGVVVATLAQIWGDQGWNSYLTLILFSLAFATAARLEAKGQDAPA, encoded by the coding sequence GTGAGCAACTACCGCCCCGGCCCGCAGCGCCCCAAGTCGTCTTCCCAGCTCCAGTTCGAGGCGATGCAGCGGCGCATCGGCCAACGGTTCGGCGAGTTCGGCGATCGCGAGGCCGCCGCCGAGGACGTCGACCCGTTCGACGACAACCACCTGAAGCCCACGCTGCGCATCATCGCCGGGCTCTTCGTGGTCTCGGCCGCGGTCACCTACACGATCGGGACGCAGTCGCGCATCCTCAACATCGTCGCCGCGCTCGTCGTGGGAGGCCTGCTCTCGCACGCGCTCACGCGCTACCCGGTGCACATAAGCGCCCGTCATTTCTTGGCGGCCGCGCTCTTCCTCGAGGCCGCGACCGACATCCCCACCTTCTGGAAGCCACCGCTCGCGTTCGCCGACGTGGCCTTCTACGCCTCCCTGAAGGACTTCGCCGGCGTGCCGGGCATGTCGCTCCCGTTCTTCTTCTTCGGGGCGCTCTACCTGCTCTACCGAGCGAGGCGAGAGACACGCCGGAACGAGGACATCGTGCCTCCGCCGAAGCAGGCCATGAACCTGCTGACGGCCTTCCTCGTGGCGGTGGTCGCGCTCGAAGCCTTCGGCCTCGCGCGGGGCGGAAATCTCCAGCCGTCCTTCTTCCAGATCCTCCACCTCCTGACGCTGCCCATCGTGGCCATGGCCTTCCTCTACGCCTTCCGCGGCACCGAGGATCTGCCGGCCATCGGCACCATCATCGTGGCCGTCGCCGTGGCGAGGAGCGCGCTCTGCTTCGGGACGTATTTCCTGCTCGCCTGGAAATTCCGCACGGAAGAGGGGTTCTTCGTCACCACCCACGCCGACACGGTCCTCTTCTCGACCGCGATCTTCTGCCTCATTGCGTACGCGATCGAGGATCGGCAGCGGCGGGTCGTCACCCGGTGCCTCGCGCTCGCTGCGGCGGTGTTCGTGGGCGTGGCGCTCAACAACCGGCGACTCGCGTTCGTCTCGCTCGGGGCCGCGCCGGCCATGATGTACCTGTCGCTCAAGCCGAGCGCGACGAAGGCCAAGGTCACGCGCGCCGCGTTCGTCGTAGCGGGCCTCGTGCTCGCCTACACCATCGTGGGGAGCCAAGCCGAGGGCGACTCTCCGCTGTGGAAGCCCGCGAAGCTCGCCATGAGCGTCCTCGATCAGAAGGACAACTCGAGCGAGTCACGCGACATCGAGAACTACAACCTCATCTACACGATGAGCCAGAGCCCCATCGTGGGCACCGGCTTCGGCTGGGAGTACAAAGAGAAGCTCCTCGTCTACGACATCTCGAAGCTCTTCGCGCTCTACCGCTACATCGCCCACAACGGCGTGCTCTGGATCTGGTCGGTCGGCGGGGTCGTCGGGTTCACCGCGTTGTGGGTCATCTACCCCGCCACGATGACCCTGGGCATCCGCGCGTACCGCACCGCGGAGCAACCCGTGGAGCGCGCCGCGGCCCTCGCTTCGATCGGCGTGGTAGTCGCCACCCTCGCCCAAATCTGGGGTGACCAGGGCTGGAACAGCTACCTCACGCTCATTCTCTTCTCGCTCGCCTTCGCCACGGCGGCGCGCCTCGAGGCCAAGGGCCAGGACGCTCCGGCCTGA
- a CDS encoding serine/threonine protein kinase, with translation MGFEERRIGTVIGKWRVDSLLGAGSMAAVYAVTHRNGSRAALKILHGQLANDDAVVERFLSEGYLANVVKHPGIVRVFDDGMTDEGCPFLAMEMLEGETLEDYREAAGPKLSLETTISIIDAIMDVLAAVHAGNVIHRDLKPSNVFLTADRQIKLLDFGVAKLSDKKSVSKLSLVGMVLGTPAYMAPEQALGAREAVDSRSDIFAVGAIMFTMLTGEHVHPVEGTQQKLLAAATAKARSLGSVMPELPPGIVAVVDQALQFKKDDRWQTITQMRNALKEASSLARNASMRPPPPSTTRLSSTERNTDGTLVNVEAPTMDSAPSEPAMRAVPPPVPEPGIPVKTLLGISAYEAKPAPPGPPDIVPGRRTDLETTQIGVHNPYGLVAPTVSTSEGQVPMATASGQYLAVPQVSDSGRAGFFYGKDKPPSSSNIDITGLDKSGEWGKSGNGSYPSGAETPIEPDGIPRRPLWPVALGLAALVALVAGAGVYMKASRAAGDGSHPSATVPSASASVPPMPLGVSATALPKAPSALPSAIAPIAPAATTAAAPKATWAPPQGAAPAPAPSKSAPAPLKPADLPKPVGPTPPDIEIIE, from the coding sequence ATGGGCTTCGAAGAGCGGCGGATAGGAACGGTCATCGGCAAATGGCGAGTCGACTCCCTCTTGGGAGCGGGCTCGATGGCCGCCGTGTATGCCGTGACCCACCGAAACGGGTCCCGTGCCGCGCTCAAGATCCTCCACGGCCAGCTCGCGAACGACGACGCCGTGGTCGAGCGCTTCCTCTCCGAGGGGTACCTCGCCAACGTCGTGAAGCACCCCGGCATCGTCCGCGTCTTCGACGACGGCATGACGGACGAGGGCTGCCCGTTCCTCGCCATGGAGATGCTCGAGGGCGAGACCCTCGAAGACTACCGCGAGGCCGCGGGCCCGAAGCTCAGCCTCGAGACCACGATCAGCATCATCGACGCCATCATGGACGTGCTGGCCGCCGTGCACGCCGGAAACGTGATCCATCGCGATCTCAAGCCGTCGAACGTTTTTCTCACCGCCGACCGGCAAATCAAGCTGCTCGACTTCGGCGTCGCCAAGCTCTCCGACAAGAAGTCTGTGAGCAAGCTGTCGCTCGTGGGCATGGTGCTCGGCACGCCCGCCTACATGGCTCCCGAGCAGGCCCTCGGCGCGCGCGAGGCGGTCGATTCGCGGTCCGACATCTTCGCCGTCGGCGCGATCATGTTCACGATGCTCACGGGCGAGCACGTGCACCCGGTCGAGGGCACGCAGCAGAAGCTCCTCGCGGCGGCCACGGCCAAAGCGCGCTCGCTCGGGAGCGTCATGCCCGAGCTCCCCCCCGGAATCGTCGCCGTCGTCGATCAGGCCCTCCAGTTCAAAAAAGACGATCGCTGGCAGACCATCACGCAGATGCGAAACGCCTTGAAAGAGGCGTCCTCGCTCGCGCGAAACGCGAGCATGCGCCCGCCGCCGCCGTCGACCACGCGCCTCAGCTCCACCGAGCGCAACACCGACGGGACGCTCGTCAACGTCGAGGCGCCGACGATGGACAGCGCCCCGTCCGAGCCCGCGATGCGCGCCGTTCCTCCTCCGGTCCCCGAGCCGGGCATCCCGGTGAAGACGTTGCTCGGCATCTCCGCGTACGAGGCCAAACCAGCGCCGCCGGGCCCGCCCGACATCGTCCCCGGCCGTCGGACCGACCTGGAGACGACCCAAATCGGCGTGCACAACCCGTACGGCCTCGTGGCCCCCACCGTAAGCACCTCCGAGGGGCAGGTGCCCATGGCCACCGCGAGCGGCCAGTACCTCGCCGTACCGCAAGTGAGCGACTCGGGCCGCGCGGGCTTTTTCTACGGGAAAGACAAGCCTCCCTCGAGCAGCAACATCGACATCACCGGCCTCGACAAGTCAGGCGAGTGGGGGAAATCGGGCAATGGCTCGTACCCCTCGGGCGCCGAGACGCCCATCGAGCCCGATGGGATTCCGCGGCGTCCTTTGTGGCCCGTCGCCCTCGGTCTCGCCGCGCTCGTCGCGCTCGTCGCCGGTGCCGGCGTGTACATGAAGGCGAGCCGCGCCGCGGGAGACGGCTCACATCCCTCGGCGACGGTGCCGTCCGCGTCGGCCAGCGTGCCTCCGATGCCGCTCGGCGTCTCGGCCACGGCGCTGCCGAAGGCCCCGTCCGCGCTGCCATCGGCCATCGCTCCCATCGCGCCCGCTGCCACGACGGCCGCCGCCCCCAAGGCCACGTGGGCACCTCCCCAAGGCGCCGCGCCCGCGCCGGCACCGAGCAAGTCTGCGCCAGCTCCACTGAAGCCCGCCGACCTGCCGAAGCCCGTGGGTCCCACCCCACCCGACATCGAAATCATCGAATAG
- a CDS encoding TonB-dependent receptor plug domain-containing protein: protein MAWAIAACALLDSGSAARADEPAASPGTANVAPPRLVRGGEVPYPEGAHGDVEIVLELVVDKDGRVQDAHSVAGDEPFASAATSASRDFVFEPAKRGGAPVVAKIRMKVAFVEAHEPSASPAGPAPPTSAPRAAKPTPIEEVEVRGVKREAGKTTLGQAEIRELPGAFGDAFRAIEMLPGVVPMASGLPFFFVRGAPPGNTGYFLDGVRVPLLYHLALGPAVIHPGLVEHVDFYAGAPPARFGRFAGGFVSGEVREPAKRFHGEGNIRLFDTGLLAEAPFAGGKGTFLGAGRVSYTALLFSAIVPEVRLDYWDYQGRVAYDLTPLDRVSIFAFGSHDFLGEVNEDTGRVKTVFATQFHRLDTRYDRKISGGRMRLAVTLGVDESSLGDEVVSRDRMLATRFELEKKLSDDVLFRAGADGTFDRYDLLDETTGSRGTSDSVQTIYPPRSDFALGARADVVWRVHPRVEVVPGARFDLFGSAISDDVVVLGPQAARTTVIPAVDPRLAVRTKVSPSVTHVSTLGLQHQTPSFVVPIPGLQVGRLSEGLQSAVHASQGVEVALPWKLSLAPTVFVANSFGLTDAVSTCGTDFDVDDPRCVRRVSGQTYGLELSLRRAFGERFTGFFSYTLARSTRLTRPLGFRQRGGVSSLGQLGSTLRIAGEFDRTHVMNLAASYLLGAGWRVGARFYFYTGRPYSEEIRGVPIPPYNGYRYPDFHRFDFRVEKRWTFGQTGYVAFVAEWLNATLRKEAFSLECASFGDSPDLTTSLPGSRCKPQEVGPITIPSLGVEGGF, encoded by the coding sequence GTGGCATGGGCGATCGCGGCCTGTGCGCTGCTCGATTCGGGCTCCGCGGCCCGCGCCGACGAGCCCGCGGCCTCTCCGGGCACGGCGAACGTCGCTCCGCCGCGGCTCGTACGTGGGGGGGAGGTGCCTTACCCCGAGGGCGCGCACGGTGACGTGGAGATCGTGCTCGAGCTCGTCGTCGACAAAGACGGACGCGTGCAGGATGCACATTCCGTGGCCGGTGACGAGCCGTTCGCGAGCGCGGCCACGAGCGCCTCGCGCGACTTCGTCTTCGAGCCTGCGAAGCGCGGGGGCGCGCCGGTCGTCGCCAAGATCCGCATGAAGGTCGCCTTCGTCGAGGCGCACGAGCCGAGCGCGTCACCCGCCGGCCCGGCGCCACCCACGAGCGCGCCGAGGGCCGCGAAGCCGACCCCGATCGAAGAGGTCGAGGTCCGCGGCGTGAAGCGTGAAGCCGGCAAGACCACGCTCGGGCAGGCCGAGATCCGCGAGCTCCCCGGGGCCTTCGGCGACGCGTTCCGCGCGATCGAGATGCTCCCGGGGGTGGTGCCCATGGCGAGCGGGCTCCCGTTCTTCTTCGTGCGCGGGGCTCCTCCCGGGAACACGGGCTACTTCCTCGACGGCGTGCGCGTGCCGCTGCTCTACCACCTCGCGCTCGGCCCCGCCGTGATCCACCCGGGCCTCGTCGAGCACGTCGATTTCTACGCGGGGGCGCCCCCTGCGCGGTTCGGGCGCTTCGCGGGCGGGTTCGTGAGCGGCGAGGTCCGCGAGCCGGCGAAGCGGTTCCACGGTGAAGGCAACATCCGGCTCTTCGACACGGGGCTCTTGGCCGAGGCGCCCTTCGCGGGCGGGAAGGGCACGTTCCTCGGCGCCGGGCGCGTGAGCTACACGGCGCTGCTCTTCTCGGCGATCGTGCCCGAGGTCCGCCTCGACTACTGGGACTATCAAGGCCGCGTCGCGTACGACCTCACGCCGCTTGATCGTGTGTCCATCTTCGCGTTCGGGAGCCACGACTTCTTGGGCGAGGTGAACGAGGACACGGGCCGCGTGAAGACCGTCTTCGCGACGCAGTTCCACAGGCTCGACACCCGCTACGACCGCAAAATCTCGGGTGGTCGTATGCGCCTCGCCGTCACGCTGGGCGTCGACGAGTCGAGCCTCGGCGACGAGGTCGTGTCCCGCGATCGTATGCTCGCGACGCGCTTCGAGCTCGAGAAGAAGCTCTCGGACGACGTACTCTTCCGCGCCGGCGCCGACGGCACGTTCGATCGTTACGATCTGCTCGACGAGACGACCGGCTCGCGTGGCACGAGCGACTCGGTGCAGACGATCTACCCGCCGCGGAGCGATTTTGCCCTCGGAGCGCGCGCCGACGTCGTGTGGCGCGTCCACCCGCGGGTCGAGGTCGTGCCCGGCGCCAGGTTCGATCTCTTCGGCTCGGCGATCTCCGACGACGTGGTCGTCCTCGGTCCCCAGGCGGCGCGCACCACGGTGATCCCCGCCGTCGACCCTCGCCTCGCCGTGCGCACCAAGGTCTCCCCGAGCGTCACCCACGTCTCGACGCTCGGCCTCCAACACCAGACGCCCTCGTTCGTCGTGCCCATCCCCGGCCTCCAGGTCGGGCGCCTCTCGGAGGGGCTCCAGTCGGCCGTGCACGCGAGCCAGGGCGTCGAGGTCGCGCTCCCGTGGAAGCTCTCCTTGGCCCCGACGGTGTTCGTCGCGAATTCGTTCGGCCTCACCGACGCCGTGTCGACGTGCGGGACCGATTTCGACGTGGACGACCCTCGCTGCGTGAGGCGCGTGAGCGGGCAGACGTACGGCCTCGAGCTCTCCCTGCGGCGGGCCTTCGGTGAGCGTTTCACGGGGTTCTTCTCGTACACGCTCGCGCGCTCGACGCGCCTCACGCGGCCGCTCGGCTTCCGTCAGCGCGGAGGCGTGAGCTCGCTCGGGCAGCTCGGTTCGACCTTGCGCATCGCCGGCGAGTTCGATCGCACGCACGTCATGAACCTCGCGGCGTCGTACCTGCTCGGCGCGGGCTGGCGCGTGGGCGCGCGGTTCTACTTCTACACGGGGCGCCCATATTCCGAGGAGATACGCGGGGTTCCGATACCTCCCTACAACGGCTACCGGTACCCCGATTTCCACCGCTTCGACTTTCGCGTCGAGAAACGGTGGACGTTCGGCCAAACCGGCTACGTGGCCTTCGTGGCCGAGTGGCTGAACGCGACGCTCCGAAAGGAGGCCTTCTCGCTCGAGTGTGCGTCGTTCGGTGACAGCCCCGATCTCACGACGTCGCTCCCCGGCTCGCGCTGCAAGCCCCAAGAGGTGGGCCCGATCACGATCCCGAGCTTGGGCGTCGAGGGGGGCTTCTGA